The Candidatus Nitrosymbiomonas proteolyticus genome has a segment encoding these proteins:
- a CDS encoding D-alanyl-D-alanine dipeptidase, producing the protein MRKLKPSPNEPVGELKRVLIRECGEALVDFREACPGLLLTSPVFGYQRATLVRATVAEMLNRALRFLPKGYRLGIIEGWRPIYVQRRMYLTSRMRFQNLHPEWNEATLTRTTNRFTHPPGAAAPPPHSSGGAVDVMLVDGNGERLDHHTPYAPFDRRSFPSYAKGLSETARRHRAILSEALLAAGMTNYPSEYWHWSYGDQGWAYRGPDQAAEIPKDEFLRSHEWKPYAIYGPIVAPPGWTPCAEDDIDEPLERLWAGGEGSGFPTKGQSETGS; encoded by the coding sequence ATGAGGAAGCTGAAGCCTTCGCCGAATGAACCTGTTGGCGAACTCAAGCGCGTCCTCATTCGGGAGTGCGGCGAAGCTCTCGTAGATTTTCGCGAGGCTTGCCCTGGCCTCCTTCTTACGTCCCCGGTGTTCGGCTACCAGAGGGCAACCCTCGTGCGTGCGACCGTCGCAGAGATGCTGAACCGGGCCCTACGTTTTCTTCCGAAGGGCTATCGGCTAGGGATCATCGAGGGGTGGCGGCCCATTTATGTCCAGCGAAGGATGTACTTGACGTCGAGGATGAGGTTTCAGAACCTCCACCCGGAGTGGAACGAGGCGACGCTCACTCGAACGACCAATCGGTTCACCCACCCGCCGGGCGCCGCAGCGCCCCCTCCCCACAGCTCCGGCGGCGCAGTCGATGTGATGCTCGTCGATGGCAATGGAGAGCGCCTTGACCACCATACGCCCTATGCCCCGTTCGATCGGCGATCTTTTCCAAGCTACGCCAAGGGCCTGAGCGAGACAGCCCGAAGGCATCGAGCCATCCTTTCCGAGGCCCTGCTCGCCGCCGGGATGACCAACTACCCAAGCGAATACTGGCACTGGAGCTATGGAGACCAAGGGTGGGCCTATCGCGGCCCCGATCAGGCAGCAGAGATTCCGAAAGACGAGTTCTTACGGTCCCACGAATGGAAGCCGTATGCGATCTACGGGCCCATAGTCGCCCCCCCAGGTTGGACGCCCTGCGCCGAGGACGACATCGACGAACCGCTCGAACGGTTGTGGGCGGGCGGAGAAGGGAGCGGTTTCCCCACGAAAGGGCAGTCGGAAACTGGCAGTTGA
- a CDS encoding acetyl-CoA acetyltransferase, with the protein MDEVVILAGIRTPIGAFQGALASLSAPKLGAIAIKAAVERAGISPDDVQEVLFGQVLQGGVGQAPARQTALFAGLPQSVPCTTVNKVCGSGMKAVMMAAQAIRSGDAEFIVAGGMESMSQAPYFMPAARNGFRMGDGKVVDMMIHDGLWDPYNNVHMGNCGDLCARELNYSREDIDAFSAESYRRSLAAQENGALAEEIVPVEVPQRKGDPVVVSEDEEPKRGNVEKLGSLRPAFDKEGVTTAGNASSIDDGAAAIVVASRAAAEKKGLKPLARIVGYAQHAQDPQWFTTAPAEAIGKLLNRTGKSVGDIDVWEVNEAFAVVAMNVADKVGIPYDKLNVNGGAVALGHPIGMTGARLVLTAMHELRRRSGQFALATPCIGGGEATAILIEAL; encoded by the coding sequence ATGGACGAAGTAGTCATTCTTGCTGGAATCCGAACTCCCATCGGCGCGTTTCAAGGCGCCCTGGCCTCGTTGTCGGCCCCCAAGCTCGGGGCGATCGCGATTAAGGCGGCCGTCGAGCGGGCCGGGATCTCACCGGACGACGTGCAAGAGGTTCTGTTTGGGCAGGTTCTTCAGGGAGGGGTCGGCCAAGCGCCCGCAAGGCAGACCGCGCTTTTTGCGGGGCTGCCCCAAAGCGTGCCGTGTACGACCGTGAACAAAGTCTGCGGATCGGGGATGAAGGCGGTGATGATGGCCGCTCAAGCGATTCGTTCCGGTGACGCCGAGTTCATCGTCGCTGGCGGGATGGAGTCGATGAGCCAAGCGCCGTACTTCATGCCTGCCGCGCGGAACGGCTTCCGAATGGGCGACGGCAAGGTCGTCGATATGATGATTCACGACGGCCTTTGGGACCCTTACAACAACGTCCACATGGGGAACTGCGGCGACCTTTGCGCGAGGGAGCTCAACTACAGCCGCGAGGACATCGACGCTTTCTCCGCCGAAAGTTACCGGCGTTCGCTTGCGGCTCAGGAGAACGGCGCATTGGCTGAGGAGATCGTGCCGGTCGAGGTGCCCCAAAGAAAGGGCGATCCAGTGGTCGTGTCCGAAGACGAAGAGCCGAAGCGGGGCAACGTTGAAAAGCTCGGCAGCCTCCGGCCCGCGTTCGACAAGGAAGGCGTTACGACGGCGGGCAACGCAAGCTCAATCGATGATGGGGCGGCGGCGATCGTCGTCGCTTCAAGGGCCGCCGCCGAGAAGAAAGGACTCAAACCCTTGGCGAGGATCGTCGGGTACGCCCAACACGCCCAAGACCCCCAGTGGTTCACCACGGCCCCTGCCGAGGCGATTGGGAAGCTCCTGAATCGGACGGGGAAGAGTGTGGGTGACATCGACGTTTGGGAGGTCAATGAAGCGTTCGCGGTGGTGGCAATGAACGTCGCCGACAAGGTGGGGATTCCCTACGATAAGCTGAACGTCAACGGTGGAGCGGTTGCGCTGGGGCATCCGATTGGGATGACCGGCGCTCGGCTCGTGTTGACCGCCATGCACGAACTGCGGCGACGCTCCGGACAATTCGCATTAGCGACGCCTTGCATCGGTGGTGGAGAAGCGACGGCGATCTTGATCGAGGCTTTGTAG
- a CDS encoding integral membrane protein MviN has translation MSEPSVVPNVSRAGQIMFVSLFLSRVLGIVRDQVMVWTFGRTEMTDAYRWAFQIPDMLFFLIAGGALSSAFIPVFSEYLHTDRKKEAWHIFSVVTTAMSLIVAAFIALAFLFTTPMSQWVAPGPQADAVREHIVSMSHILLPAQFAFFIGGLMFGALYAHQRFAVPGLGPNVYNIGIIFGALVISHFVVPGIYGMSWGALAGAVVGSFLIPLWAMRQIQPEFRPSLDLRHPGVKKVFRLMAPVVFGLSLPGVYGMIMQAFSSFFEHGTATAIELANRIMQAPLGVFGQSLAIAVFPALSQFFAQQKMESYRRQLSTTLRTVIFLTVPISVILVVLAPEIVALLFQYGAKFGQQDTEIVANCLRMFGIGVWAWCLHPVLMRAFFAIQQSFVPTMIGTATTALFFLITWALIRTSLGYLALPLASSVSAIFLVAVLSFTVQSRVGGLDLAEIGSTLLKSLLACIPLAVLLGAMAIGLPQGVGLSTNLWALVKVVGGGLAGVAIYSLVARKLKMPETQYIDRALSRLTRGSTPAKPDDG, from the coding sequence ATGTCGGAACCGTCCGTCGTACCGAACGTCTCGCGAGCCGGCCAGATCATGTTCGTCAGCCTGTTCTTGAGCCGCGTTTTGGGAATCGTGCGCGACCAAGTCATGGTGTGGACGTTCGGTCGGACCGAGATGACGGACGCCTATCGGTGGGCGTTCCAGATTCCCGACATGCTGTTTTTCTTGATTGCGGGCGGGGCGCTCAGTTCGGCATTCATCCCCGTTTTCAGCGAGTACCTTCACACCGACCGAAAGAAGGAGGCTTGGCACATCTTCAGCGTCGTGACCACGGCCATGTCGCTCATCGTGGCCGCTTTCATCGCGCTCGCCTTTTTGTTTACGACGCCGATGAGCCAGTGGGTCGCGCCCGGACCCCAAGCCGACGCCGTTCGAGAGCACATCGTCTCCATGAGCCATATCCTGCTGCCTGCCCAGTTCGCCTTTTTCATCGGCGGGCTGATGTTCGGCGCGCTTTATGCTCACCAAAGGTTCGCGGTGCCGGGGCTCGGCCCCAACGTATACAACATCGGGATCATCTTCGGGGCGCTCGTGATCTCCCATTTCGTGGTTCCGGGGATCTACGGAATGTCTTGGGGGGCGCTCGCAGGGGCGGTCGTGGGCAGCTTCTTGATCCCGCTTTGGGCGATGCGCCAAATCCAGCCCGAGTTTCGCCCTTCGCTCGACCTCCGGCACCCAGGGGTCAAGAAAGTGTTCCGGCTCATGGCGCCGGTCGTGTTTGGGCTTTCGTTGCCGGGAGTCTACGGGATGATTATGCAGGCGTTCAGTTCGTTCTTTGAGCACGGAACGGCCACTGCCATCGAACTCGCAAATCGAATCATGCAAGCCCCGCTCGGTGTTTTTGGGCAGTCCCTGGCGATTGCGGTCTTCCCGGCGCTGAGCCAGTTCTTCGCCCAACAGAAGATGGAAAGCTACAGGCGCCAACTCTCGACGACGCTCAGGACTGTGATCTTCCTCACCGTTCCGATCTCGGTGATTCTCGTCGTGCTCGCGCCTGAAATCGTCGCATTGTTGTTTCAGTACGGCGCGAAGTTCGGGCAGCAAGACACCGAAATTGTGGCGAACTGCCTCAGAATGTTCGGAATCGGGGTGTGGGCCTGGTGCCTGCATCCCGTGCTGATGCGGGCGTTCTTTGCGATTCAGCAATCCTTCGTTCCCACGATGATTGGGACGGCGACGACGGCTCTGTTCTTCCTCATAACCTGGGCGCTGATTCGTACTTCGCTCGGGTACTTGGCGCTTCCGCTGGCCAGTTCGGTGAGCGCGATCTTCCTTGTCGCGGTGCTCTCGTTCACCGTCCAAAGCCGAGTTGGGGGCCTCGACCTTGCCGAAATCGGCTCGACGCTGCTCAAGTCGCTTCTGGCTTGCATACCCTTGGCCGTCCTCCTTGGGGCGATGGCGATCGGGTTGCCTCAGGGAGTGGGATTGAGCACGAATCTTTGGGCGCTCGTCAAGGTTGTGGGCGGAGGGTTGGCGGGCGTTGCGATCTACAGTCTTGTGGCTCGGAAGCTCAAGATGCCGGAAACGCAGTACATCGACCGAGCGTTGTCCCGGCTCACGCGGGGGAGCACGCCAGCCAAGCCTGACGACGGGTAA
- a CDS encoding 3-deoxy-D-manno-octulosonic acid transferase translates to MWKDPQLLAWNAFLLAASPYLTYLRVHKVLKNKRWDPFLLRRWTLAGDGNPEPNKPNVLLVCLAQGEFRLARALAESLDIEEGEAGVTYVVRDPRLRAHIERAEPSLRCVTLPFDFATPVTRFLRRERPSLVAFIEGCSFPNLVVGSKIAGAKVVLVNGKAGKCKAAKGVKPRFVRWLARHFDRLAVQGADAWSDIQKSGALQAKPLVTGNLKFALLPSPPTDESLRELERWVLASQDLALVAAGSTERTTEHRFVLEAFQEARSASPCRLLLAPRTPHDAELAARLAQESGLTVSLRSKGDPPADVMLLDSLGELAWSYRYSRAAYVGGALEGKGHNVLEPVAWGLPVAYGPRRGAHAELQMACEEAGIGRQVRSPSELAQFWLDSLDATSERRERDALLAGQVIAGHQAGFTSTVELLREALTEVGVLR, encoded by the coding sequence TTGTGGAAAGACCCCCAGCTCCTCGCCTGGAATGCGTTCTTGCTCGCCGCTTCCCCGTACCTCACGTACCTGAGGGTTCACAAAGTGCTGAAGAACAAACGATGGGACCCGTTTCTGCTCCGAAGGTGGACACTGGCGGGAGATGGCAACCCGGAACCCAACAAGCCCAACGTGCTTCTCGTATGCCTCGCTCAGGGTGAGTTTCGTCTGGCCCGCGCGCTCGCGGAGTCGCTCGATATCGAGGAAGGCGAGGCCGGCGTCACCTATGTCGTGCGCGACCCCAGACTGCGGGCCCACATCGAAAGAGCGGAACCGAGCCTTCGCTGTGTGACCCTGCCGTTCGACTTCGCGACGCCGGTCACCAGGTTTCTCAGGCGGGAGCGACCTTCGCTCGTCGCCTTCATCGAGGGCTGCTCGTTCCCCAACCTGGTGGTGGGATCGAAGATCGCCGGAGCCAAAGTCGTCCTCGTCAACGGCAAGGCCGGCAAATGCAAAGCCGCTAAAGGAGTGAAGCCCAGGTTCGTTCGATGGTTGGCGAGGCATTTCGACCGTTTGGCCGTCCAAGGCGCCGACGCTTGGTCCGACATCCAGAAAAGCGGAGCCCTCCAGGCGAAGCCCTTAGTCACCGGTAACCTGAAATTCGCGCTGCTTCCCTCCCCACCTACCGACGAAAGTCTGCGGGAGTTGGAGCGATGGGTTCTCGCCTCGCAAGACCTCGCGCTGGTGGCAGCCGGGAGCACGGAGCGGACGACGGAGCACAGGTTCGTCCTCGAGGCGTTCCAAGAGGCGCGTTCGGCCTCTCCGTGCCGACTTCTCCTCGCTCCAAGAACGCCCCACGACGCGGAGCTTGCGGCTCGGTTGGCCCAGGAGAGCGGGCTCACGGTTTCGCTACGGTCCAAGGGCGACCCACCCGCGGACGTGATGCTTTTGGATTCTTTGGGCGAGCTTGCGTGGAGCTACCGCTACTCTCGCGCCGCGTATGTGGGGGGCGCATTGGAGGGCAAGGGCCATAACGTTTTGGAGCCCGTCGCTTGGGGGCTTCCCGTCGCATACGGCCCCCGCCGAGGAGCCCATGCGGAACTGCAGATGGCGTGCGAGGAAGCGGGGATTGGAAGGCAGGTCCGATCCCCCTCAGAACTTGCCCAGTTCTGGCTGGACTCCCTCGATGCGACCTCGGAGCGGCGCGAACGGGACGCCTTGCTTGCGGGTCAAGTGATCGCCGGCCACCAAGCAGGTTTCACAAGCACGGTGGAACTGCTTCGGGAGGCGCTAACTGAGGTCGGGGTGCTGAGATAG
- a CDS encoding arabinose efflux permease gives MRVFRHRDFRLLWSGALFSFVGSWVQNVAQSWLIYELTHSEALLGLVAFCQSAPVSLLGPIAGALADMFDKRKVLVGCQLGFAAGALYLAAAVYWGFIEYWHILIVATFSGLIATIEQPTRQTTVSRVVPQEELPSALPLQALTFNLARVVGPAIGGILLASFGAQLCYLINGLSYTALILAVMAIRSDLSPSQREPQPVLDLLTEGVKYVFSHPRLKLLFLMETIVAVFGLPYIALMPAIAKDMLGLDARGLGISMSMIGLGAVTSLFLLAHFTGAKQRPLIVRYAMTAMGLGVLALSFATNPWLGYPTLFLVGMAAVAQFNSTNVLFQVIAPERLRGRVLSMHIWALAGFGPMGTLLFGYIANRFSIPLSLQIGGAIVVLGAIWGWASQPAAEGAEEL, from the coding sequence ATGCGTGTATTTCGGCACAGGGACTTTCGTCTGCTGTGGTCCGGCGCGCTGTTCTCCTTTGTCGGAAGCTGGGTTCAGAACGTCGCCCAAAGTTGGCTGATCTACGAACTCACGCACAGCGAGGCGCTCCTTGGACTGGTGGCGTTTTGCCAGTCCGCTCCTGTTTCCCTGCTCGGGCCGATCGCGGGCGCGCTGGCCGACATGTTCGACAAGCGCAAGGTCCTTGTAGGGTGCCAACTAGGGTTTGCAGCGGGCGCGCTGTATCTTGCCGCAGCCGTTTACTGGGGATTCATCGAGTACTGGCACATCCTGATCGTGGCCACGTTTTCTGGGCTGATCGCCACCATCGAGCAACCGACCCGCCAAACGACGGTGAGCCGAGTCGTCCCTCAGGAGGAGCTACCCAGCGCCCTCCCGCTTCAGGCGCTGACCTTCAACCTCGCCCGCGTCGTTGGACCCGCAATCGGCGGCATCCTCCTCGCTTCGTTCGGCGCGCAGCTCTGCTACCTCATCAACGGGCTCAGCTACACGGCGCTCATTCTGGCAGTGATGGCGATTCGATCAGACCTCTCGCCCTCCCAGCGCGAGCCGCAACCCGTTCTCGACCTTCTCACCGAGGGAGTGAAGTACGTTTTCTCCCACCCTCGCCTGAAGCTGCTGTTCTTAATGGAAACCATCGTCGCCGTGTTCGGCCTGCCCTATATCGCCCTCATGCCCGCGATTGCCAAAGATATGTTGGGGCTGGACGCGAGAGGACTCGGAATCTCGATGTCGATGATCGGACTTGGGGCCGTGACAAGCCTGTTCCTCCTGGCCCACTTCACCGGAGCGAAGCAGCGGCCCCTCATCGTTCGCTACGCGATGACCGCAATGGGGTTGGGAGTTCTCGCCCTCAGCTTCGCGACGAACCCTTGGCTCGGGTATCCCACCCTTTTCCTTGTGGGAATGGCCGCCGTGGCCCAGTTCAACTCCACCAACGTGCTCTTCCAGGTTATCGCCCCCGAACGGTTGCGCGGTAGAGTGCTTTCGATGCACATTTGGGCGCTGGCCGGGTTCGGACCGATGGGAACCCTGCTCTTCGGTTACATCGCCAATCGGTTTTCGATTCCGCTTTCGCTCCAGATCGGAGGAGCGATCGTCGTTCTTGGAGCGATTTGGGGCTGGGCTAGCCAACCTGCCGCCGAGGGAGCCGAGGAGCTTTGA
- a CDS encoding histidinol-phosphate phosphatase family domain/HAD-superfamily hydrolase, subfamily IIIA, translating into MRRALFLDRDGVLNVDISPYVPDLASFEVFPYTLEALKMFHEAGFEFYVVSNQQGVSLGITPAGELEKMSQRLQEIVRPHGFEFRRFYYATDLDEADHPWRKPKPGMILQAVEDFGISLEGALLIGDKWSDIVAAEAAGIPGYLVYSGVSSSRADWEGRCHPAGEFSNLLEAAHALAIA; encoded by the coding sequence TTGAGACGGGCCCTCTTTCTCGACCGCGATGGCGTCCTGAACGTGGACATCTCCCCCTATGTGCCCGACTTGGCGAGCTTTGAGGTGTTTCCCTACACGCTCGAAGCTCTTAAGATGTTCCACGAGGCTGGGTTCGAGTTCTACGTCGTCTCGAATCAGCAAGGCGTTTCGCTGGGAATAACGCCCGCCGGAGAACTTGAAAAGATGTCGCAACGCCTCCAAGAGATCGTCCGGCCGCATGGGTTTGAGTTTCGGAGGTTCTACTACGCAACCGACCTGGACGAAGCAGACCACCCCTGGCGCAAGCCGAAGCCAGGGATGATCCTTCAGGCCGTCGAGGACTTTGGGATCTCGCTCGAAGGGGCGCTTCTGATCGGCGATAAGTGGTCGGACATCGTTGCGGCCGAGGCCGCTGGCATCCCCGGCTATCTCGTGTATTCGGGCGTTTCTTCCTCGCGCGCCGATTGGGAGGGAAGGTGCCATCCGGCAGGCGAGTTCTCGAATCTGCTGGAGGCTGCGCACGCGCTCGCTATAGCGTGA
- a CDS encoding molecular chaperone IbpA — protein MARQKTDDWLVISGGTLEVAARGAKGRIKVVSRKSFWSPSVDLIEFQDKFVLKAELAGVESGDFEVFYVPGKHSILLRGFRVEQDPCEDCRTNIHLLEVYYGEFEREIELPPTPISAERIEFIYKDGMLNVSIPKAKRKLTHARITIRKV, from the coding sequence ATGGCGCGGCAAAAGACGGACGACTGGCTGGTCATCTCGGGCGGCACACTCGAAGTGGCGGCCAGAGGAGCAAAGGGCCGTATCAAGGTCGTCTCGCGGAAATCATTCTGGTCGCCCAGCGTCGATTTGATTGAGTTTCAAGACAAGTTCGTGCTCAAAGCCGAACTCGCCGGCGTGGAATCGGGCGACTTTGAGGTGTTCTACGTGCCCGGCAAGCACAGCATCCTCTTGCGTGGTTTCCGAGTCGAGCAGGACCCTTGCGAAGACTGCCGAACCAATATCCACCTGCTTGAGGTGTATTACGGAGAGTTTGAGCGAGAGATTGAGCTTCCGCCCACGCCGATCAGCGCCGAAAGAATCGAATTTATATATAAGGATGGGATGCTAAACGTCTCTATTCCGAAAGCGAAGCGAAAGCTGACTCACGCTCGCATCACCATCCGAAAAGTGTAA